In one Sphingomonas sanguinis genomic region, the following are encoded:
- a CDS encoding ferritin-like domain-containing protein: MASLPNDVVAAVFIAGLKNAHAVEHQALALIDRQLDHLSNYPDVADHLRMHRGETEQQIVRLEDILDGFNESRSMLKDAALSFSGNMAALGHIFAPDEILKNSFANFAFENFEAASYKSLITIADVGGFGSATPLLTQSLNEELSMAAWVDENNAALTRRYLERRAAGETASH, from the coding sequence ATGGCATCCCTACCCAATGACGTCGTCGCGGCGGTCTTTATCGCCGGGCTGAAGAACGCCCATGCCGTCGAGCATCAGGCACTCGCCCTGATCGACCGGCAACTCGATCACCTGTCCAACTATCCGGACGTCGCCGATCATCTGCGGATGCACCGGGGCGAGACCGAGCAGCAGATCGTCCGGCTGGAGGACATATTGGACGGCTTCAACGAGAGCCGATCGATGCTGAAGGACGCGGCGCTCAGCTTCTCGGGCAACATGGCGGCGCTGGGCCACATTTTCGCGCCCGACGAGATCCTGAAGAACAGCTTTGCCAATTTCGCCTTCGAGAATTTCGAGGCGGCCAGTTACAAATCGCTCATCACCATCGCCGATGTCGGCGGCTTCGGCAGCGCCACGCCGCTGCTCACCCAGTCGCTGAACGAGGAACTGTCGATGGCGGCCTGGGTCGATGAAAACAACGCCGCGCTGACCCGCCGCTATCTCGAACGCCGCGCGGCGGGCGAAACCGCCAGCCACTGA
- a CDS encoding manganese catalase family protein, translating into MYYHDKRLQYPVRCESPDPLFARMLQQAIGGVEGEIRVCMQYFFQAWGNRAPTPKYRDMLLHTATEEIGHIEMLATAVALNLDKAPASLQEEGAADGIVGAVMGGGSARHAIEGALHKHILSTGLAAQPVDSDGIPFNMSHIYASGNIAADMYCNVAAESTGRVLATRLYNAAHDQGMKDMLHFMIARDTMHQEQWLAVIEELGEQASLPIPNSFPQAKESQDHNYDFFVTSVDGTYPEGRWTQGPSVDGRGEFTVFRNEPMGEEPVLGPARPDSSAQAEQIGEKPAV; encoded by the coding sequence ATGTATTATCACGACAAACGCCTGCAATATCCCGTCCGTTGTGAAAGCCCAGACCCCTTGTTCGCGCGCATGCTGCAACAGGCGATCGGCGGCGTGGAGGGCGAGATCCGCGTCTGCATGCAATATTTCTTCCAGGCCTGGGGCAACCGTGCCCCGACGCCCAAGTACCGTGACATGCTGCTCCATACCGCCACCGAGGAGATCGGGCATATCGAGATGCTGGCGACCGCCGTCGCGCTCAACTTGGACAAGGCGCCCGCCTCGCTTCAGGAAGAGGGCGCGGCGGACGGCATCGTCGGCGCGGTGATGGGCGGCGGCAGCGCGCGCCACGCGATCGAAGGTGCGCTTCACAAGCATATCCTGTCGACCGGTTTGGCCGCGCAGCCGGTGGATTCCGACGGAATCCCGTTCAACATGAGCCATATCTATGCCAGCGGGAACATCGCCGCCGACATGTATTGCAACGTCGCCGCCGAAAGCACCGGGCGTGTGCTGGCGACCCGACTCTACAACGCCGCGCACGATCAGGGCATGAAGGACATGCTCCACTTCATGATCGCGCGCGACACCATGCACCAGGAGCAATGGCTGGCCGTGATCGAGGAACTGGGCGAACAGGCGTCGCTGCCCATCCCCAACTCCTTCCCGCAGGCCAAGGAGAGCCAAGACCACAATTACGATTTCTTCGTCACCTCGGTCGACGGCACCTATCCCGAGGGCCGCTGGACGCAGGGACCGAGCGTCGACGGCCGGGGCGAGTTCACCGTGTTCCGCAACGAACCCATGGGCGAGGAGCCCGTACTGGGCCCGGCGCGCCCCGACAGCAGCGCCCAGGCCGAACAGATCGGCGAGAAACCGGCGGTTTAA
- a CDS encoding acyl carrier protein, whose translation MELQANGQVEAAVRGVLADVLGLSAERVAGFDADTPLFGALPELDSMAVAGVLTELEDRLGILIEDDEVDGEMLETFGQLVAFANAKAHA comes from the coding sequence TTGGAACTCCAGGCAAACGGGCAAGTGGAAGCGGCGGTGCGCGGCGTGCTGGCCGATGTGCTGGGCCTGTCGGCCGAGCGCGTGGCGGGCTTCGACGCGGACACACCCTTGTTCGGGGCGTTGCCCGAACTGGACTCGATGGCGGTGGCGGGCGTGCTGACCGAGCTGGAGGACCGTCTGGGCATCCTGATCGAGGATGACGAGGTCGATGGCGAGATGCTGGAGACCTTCGGCCAGTTGGTCGCCTTCGCGAACGCCAAGGCGCACGCTTGA
- a CDS encoding AMP-binding protein → MILDPSAYPIDHVLRGAGDAPALLDREGGLSFAAAEEAVARLAGWLAAQGFGSGARVATWLPKTRTAALMPLAAPRAGLVHVPINPLLKRAQVAHILADSGAAMLLTHAPRAATLEEGDVPGGVRVTTEAGEGDALPCSAADTDALAAILYTSGSTGRPKGVMLSHANLWYGAVSVAHYLKLTPEDRVLGVLPFSFDYGQNQLLSTWVVGGAVAPLDYLTPRDVVKAVVRHGATTLAGVPPLWTQLLGIDWPDEAIASIRRLTNSGGALTPRLVRGLRALFPAADLYAMYGLTEAFRSTYLDPALIDAHPDAIGRAIPFAEVMVLRPDGSRTEPGEPGELVHAGPLVAQGYWRDAERTAQRFRPTPDHARAVWSGDTVVEGEDGLLRFVGRDDEMIKVAGNRISPQEVEEAALSGGEAREAVAFGIADEAQGQAIVLVLGGDPAQEPALRARLKRDLPNFMQPSHIAWTNALPRNANGKLDRAALRRDWADKDMIS, encoded by the coding sequence ATGATCCTCGATCCGTCTGCGTATCCGATCGACCATGTCTTGCGCGGAGCGGGCGACGCGCCCGCGCTGCTCGACCGCGAGGGCGGTTTGAGCTTTGCCGCGGCGGAGGAGGCGGTCGCACGGCTGGCCGGATGGCTGGCGGCGCAGGGTTTCGGCTCCGGCGCGCGAGTGGCGACATGGCTGCCCAAGACGCGCACCGCCGCGCTGATGCCGCTCGCCGCCCCGCGCGCAGGGCTGGTCCATGTGCCAATCAACCCACTGCTCAAGCGGGCGCAGGTCGCGCATATCCTGGCCGATAGCGGCGCGGCGATGCTGCTGACCCACGCCCCCCGTGCTGCGACGCTGGAAGAAGGCGATGTGCCCGGCGGCGTGCGAGTGACGACCGAGGCGGGGGAGGGCGATGCGCTGCCCTGCTCGGCGGCGGATACCGATGCGCTGGCGGCGATTCTCTACACCTCCGGCTCGACGGGGCGGCCTAAGGGCGTGATGCTGAGCCACGCCAATCTCTGGTATGGCGCGGTGTCGGTCGCTCATTACCTGAAGTTGACGCCAGAGGATCGGGTGCTCGGCGTCCTGCCCTTCAGCTTCGATTATGGCCAGAACCAGCTTCTCTCGACCTGGGTGGTGGGGGGCGCGGTGGCGCCGCTCGACTATCTGACTCCGCGTGACGTGGTGAAGGCGGTAGTACGCCACGGCGCGACGACGCTGGCGGGGGTGCCGCCGCTCTGGACGCAGTTGCTGGGCATCGACTGGCCGGACGAGGCGATCGCCTCGATCCGGCGGCTGACCAATTCGGGCGGCGCTTTGACCCCGCGACTGGTGCGGGGGTTGCGGGCGCTGTTCCCGGCGGCGGACCTCTATGCGATGTACGGCCTGACCGAGGCGTTCCGCTCGACCTATCTGGACCCTGCGCTGATCGACGCGCACCCGGATGCGATCGGCCGCGCCATCCCCTTTGCCGAGGTGATGGTGCTGCGCCCCGATGGCAGCCGCACCGAACCGGGCGAGCCGGGTGAGCTGGTCCATGCCGGGCCGCTGGTCGCGCAAGGATATTGGCGCGATGCCGAGCGGACGGCGCAGCGCTTCCGCCCGACGCCGGACCATGCGCGCGCGGTCTGGTCGGGCGACACGGTGGTCGAGGGCGAGGACGGGCTGCTGCGCTTCGTCGGTCGTGATGACGAGATGATCAAGGTCGCGGGCAACCGGATCAGCCCGCAGGAGGTCGAGGAGGCCGCGCTGTCCGGTGGCGAGGCACGCGAGGCCGTGGCCTTCGGCATCGCCGACGAAGCGCAGGGGCAGGCGATCGTGCTGGTGTTGGGCGGCGATCCGGCGCAGGAGCCAGCACTTCGCGCCCGGTTGAAGCGCGACCTTCCCAACTTCATGCAGCCGTCGCACATCGCTTGGACGAACGCGCTGCCCCGCAACGCCAATGGCAAGCTGGACCGCGCCGCGCTGCGCCGGGACTGGGCCGATAAGGATATGATTTCATGA
- a CDS encoding hydrolase 1, exosortase A system-associated, giving the protein MDRIMRRLISFPCEGATLVGTLDEADRDTGLMIVSGGNEPRMGAHRGQAMLAARIAAHGFPVFRFDRRGVGDSEGVNGGWASSGPDIAAAIDAFAEAANLTRVIGFGNCDAAAALAMFGAEAGFARVLLSNPWLSDEPDALPPAAAIRRHYARKLVNPAEWLRLARGAVDLGKLRQGLTKIAAPPSPLDETAAPLIRAIHGWAEDAAIIVAQGDATGVAFRAAARGCGFAIETLATDSHSYADAMDALERVILTHLAAASDGAKPLRDGGGELENTA; this is encoded by the coding sequence GTGGATCGCATCATGCGAAGGCTGATCTCCTTCCCCTGCGAGGGTGCGACGCTGGTCGGCACGCTGGACGAGGCAGACCGCGACACCGGCCTGATGATCGTCTCCGGCGGTAACGAGCCGCGCATGGGCGCGCATCGGGGACAGGCGATGCTGGCGGCGCGGATCGCTGCCCACGGCTTTCCGGTGTTCCGCTTCGACCGGCGCGGGGTCGGCGACAGCGAAGGCGTCAATGGCGGTTGGGCGTCGAGCGGCCCCGACATCGCCGCCGCGATCGATGCCTTTGCCGAGGCGGCGAACCTGACCCGCGTCATCGGCTTCGGCAATTGCGACGCCGCCGCCGCGCTGGCGATGTTCGGCGCGGAGGCCGGGTTCGCCAGGGTGCTGCTGTCCAACCCATGGCTGTCGGACGAACCCGACGCTTTGCCCCCCGCCGCCGCGATCCGGCGCCATTATGCCCGCAAGCTGGTCAATCCGGCCGAGTGGCTGCGGCTGGCGCGCGGCGCGGTCGATCTGGGCAAGCTGCGCCAGGGATTGACCAAGATCGCCGCGCCTCCTTCGCCGCTGGACGAAACCGCCGCGCCGCTGATCCGCGCCATCCATGGCTGGGCCGAGGATGCCGCGATCATCGTGGCGCAGGGGGACGCGACCGGCGTCGCCTTTCGCGCCGCAGCGCGCGGGTGCGGTTTCGCGATCGAGACGCTGGCGACGGACTCGCACAGCTATGCCGATGCGATGGATGCGCTGGAGCGAGTGATCCTGACCCATCTGGCGGCTGCATCGGACGGAGCGAAGCCTTTGCGCGACGGGGGCGGGGAACTTGAAAATACAGCTTAA
- a CDS encoding XrtA/PEP-CTERM system exopolysaccharide export protein — translation MAPFARPLLLAGLCASTLTACTTARPKTELPSAGYVARKEQPGEEYVIGPLDSLNIFVWRNPDLSAKVQVRPDGRITTPLVNDMPAVGKTPAMLADDMKKALSEYVSNPIVSVIVENFSGTYSQQVRIVGATERPASIPYRANMTLLDAMIAVGGLNQFAAGNKAKLVRTDRDTGKQREYALQINDLLRKGDSSANVRLEPGDVIIIPESMF, via the coding sequence ATGGCACCGTTCGCCCGCCCCCTCTTGCTCGCTGGCCTCTGTGCCTCGACGCTGACCGCCTGTACGACGGCCCGGCCCAAGACCGAGCTGCCGTCGGCTGGTTATGTCGCGCGCAAGGAGCAGCCGGGCGAAGAATATGTCATCGGCCCGCTCGACTCGCTGAACATCTTCGTCTGGCGAAACCCGGATCTGTCGGCCAAGGTACAGGTGCGCCCCGACGGCCGGATCACCACGCCGCTGGTCAACGACATGCCCGCCGTCGGCAAGACGCCCGCGATGCTGGCCGACGACATGAAGAAGGCGCTGTCGGAATATGTCTCCAACCCGATCGTGTCGGTGATCGTCGAGAATTTCTCCGGCACCTATAGCCAGCAGGTCCGCATCGTCGGCGCGACCGAGCGACCCGCCTCCATCCCCTACCGCGCCAACATGACGCTGCTCGACGCGATGATCGCGGTGGGCGGGCTGAACCAGTTCGCGGCGGGCAACAAGGCCAAGCTGGTGCGCACCGACCGCGATACCGGCAAGCAGCGCGAATATGCGCTTCAGATCAATGACCTGCTACGCAAGGGCGACTCCAGCGCCAATGTCCGGCTGGAACCGGGTGACGTCATCATCATCCCCGAATCGATGTTCTGA
- a CDS encoding pyridoxal-dependent decarboxylase, exosortase A system-associated produces MKPMGPIPPEYAGQTGALTIAGRSAEAWKADKDGPVFVYDPAIVAARVARFRASFPSIDLHYAIKANPFVPLLQAMAAMVDGFDVASAGELAKVMPLGKPVSFAGPGKRDAELTAAIRAGVTLNLESEGEAKRALTIADDLGVRPRLAVRVNPDVELRGSGMKMGGRPSPFGIDAGRVPTLVRDLIAAGADWRGFHIYAGSQALDPQAIIDTQGATIALAARLADAAGASPPLVNLGGGFGVPYFSGDKPLPVETVGQALEQALAARPAILAESRFAIELGRWLVAEAGVYLARVVDRKDSGGETFLILDGGLHHQLAASGNFGTVVRRNYPLAVAHAMGAEAVETVSVVGPLCTPLDRLGDRVALPMARVGDIVAVFLAGAYGATASPSAFLGHPPADEILGGTA; encoded by the coding sequence ATGAAGCCGATGGGGCCGATCCCCCCCGAATATGCCGGGCAGACGGGGGCGCTGACCATCGCCGGGCGGAGTGCCGAGGCGTGGAAGGCGGACAAGGACGGGCCGGTCTTCGTCTATGACCCGGCCATCGTCGCGGCCCGCGTCGCGCGGTTTCGTGCGTCATTCCCGTCGATCGACCTTCATTATGCGATCAAGGCCAACCCCTTTGTCCCGCTGCTGCAGGCGATGGCGGCGATGGTCGACGGGTTCGACGTCGCCTCGGCGGGCGAACTGGCCAAGGTCATGCCGCTGGGCAAGCCGGTCAGCTTCGCGGGCCCCGGCAAGCGCGATGCTGAACTGACCGCCGCTATCCGCGCGGGCGTGACACTCAATCTGGAGTCGGAGGGCGAGGCGAAGCGCGCGCTGACAATCGCGGACGATCTGGGCGTGCGCCCGCGTCTGGCGGTGCGCGTGAACCCGGATGTCGAATTGCGCGGGTCGGGCATGAAGATGGGCGGGCGACCTTCGCCTTTCGGCATCGATGCCGGGCGGGTGCCGACGCTGGTCCGCGATCTGATCGCGGCCGGAGCCGATTGGCGCGGTTTCCATATCTATGCGGGCAGCCAGGCGCTCGATCCGCAGGCGATCATCGACACGCAGGGCGCGACCATCGCGCTGGCGGCCCGGCTGGCCGACGCGGCGGGGGCATCGCCGCCGCTGGTCAATCTGGGCGGCGGGTTCGGCGTGCCCTATTTCTCCGGGGACAAGCCATTGCCGGTAGAGACGGTCGGCCAGGCGCTGGAGCAGGCGCTGGCCGCACGACCCGCGATCCTGGCGGAGAGCCGCTTCGCGATCGAACTCGGGCGCTGGCTGGTCGCCGAGGCCGGAGTCTATCTGGCGCGGGTCGTCGACCGGAAGGATAGCGGGGGAGAGACCTTCCTGATCCTCGACGGTGGTCTGCATCACCAACTGGCGGCCAGCGGCAATTTCGGCACCGTCGTCCGGCGCAACTATCCGCTGGCGGTGGCCCATGCGATGGGCGCCGAGGCGGTGGAGACGGTTTCGGTCGTCGGCCCGCTCTGCACGCCGCTCGACCGGCTGGGCGATCGGGTCGCGCTGCCGATGGCGCGGGTCGGCGACATCGTCGCGGTGTTTCTGGCCGGGGCCTATGGAGCGACGGCCAGCCCTTCGGCGTTTCTGGGGCATCCGCCCGCCGACGAGATTTTGGGCGGAACTGCATAA
- a CDS encoding SDR family oxidoreductase: protein MNERPTPPQPEQQQDMPGQTEAMDPRPDHGEHSYVGHGKLTDKKAIITGADSGIGRAVAIAFAREGADVVISYLSEDEDAAETQRLVEQAGRKALLIPGDVSDSAHCRTIVERAVQTFGRVDILVNNAAHQASFQAVEDISDEEWEVTFATNIHAMFYLVKAALPHMGEGASIINTTSINADKPNQQLLAYATTKGAIHNFTAGLAQMLAERNIRVNAVAPGPVWTPLIPSTMPPEAVKSFGEQTPMGRAAQPAELAPPYVLLASGEASYISGATIPVTGGTPFL from the coding sequence ATGAACGAACGCCCTACCCCACCCCAGCCCGAACAGCAGCAGGACATGCCCGGCCAGACCGAGGCGATGGACCCGCGTCCCGATCATGGCGAACATAGCTATGTCGGCCATGGCAAGCTGACCGACAAGAAAGCGATCATCACCGGCGCCGACAGCGGTATCGGCCGCGCCGTCGCCATCGCCTTTGCCCGCGAAGGTGCGGACGTGGTGATCTCCTATCTGTCCGAGGACGAAGACGCCGCCGAAACCCAGCGGCTGGTCGAGCAGGCCGGTCGCAAGGCACTGCTGATCCCCGGCGATGTCAGCGATTCCGCGCATTGCCGCACCATCGTCGAGCGCGCCGTCCAGACCTTCGGCCGGGTCGATATCCTCGTCAACAACGCCGCGCATCAGGCGAGCTTCCAGGCGGTCGAGGACATCAGTGACGAGGAATGGGAAGTCACCTTCGCCACCAACATCCACGCGATGTTCTATCTGGTGAAGGCCGCGCTGCCACACATGGGTGAGGGGGCGTCGATCATCAACACGACCTCGATCAACGCCGACAAGCCCAACCAGCAACTGCTCGCCTATGCGACGACGAAGGGCGCGATCCACAATTTCACCGCGGGCCTCGCGCAGATGCTCGCCGAGCGGAACATCCGCGTCAACGCGGTCGCGCCGGGGCCGGTCTGGACCCCGCTGATCCCGTCGACCATGCCGCCCGAGGCGGTGAAGAGCTTCGGCGAGCAGACGCCGATGGGCCGTGCCGCGCAGCCCGCCGAACTCGCGCCGCCTTACGTCCTGCTGGCGAGCGGCGAGGCCAGCTACATCAGCGGTGCGACCATCCCCGTCACTGGCGGCACCCCCTTCCTCTGA